GCCCTCATCCATGATGACCACGTGAGAGCTGACTTCACTCGAAGAGTTCTTGGCCTTTTCAAAAACTTTTGCCACACCTCTGTGCACCACCCATCCATTCCTGTAGGAATAGCCGTTTACCCTTGTTTCGCTTTTACTTTTCTCTCCATATTGAAGAACATTGGTCAGGTAATCAACGGCTGAACTTATTGCCATGGGAATTCCCCTTAAGATGAGTTCGCTTCCAACTCCTTCAAGGGAGTAGTCCTCTCTGTGGTGGCTCATCCTTCCTCCCTTGACTATAGTGAACGCTCTAACCTTGGATCCCTCGCCAAGCGTAGCTCTGAGAAGGTAGTGGGACAAAGCGTTGTGATTCCCAACGGTCAAAATCTCAGCTTCAGCATTTTTAAGCCCAAGCTCAACCACAAAGGATTTTGCCCCTTTTTCAGAGAGGTCGTAGATTATTACTGGCACACTGACGTTTTCCACTTCAATACTTAGGTGATGGCTTATGAAAGCATTTTCCGAGAGGTGGGAGACTATCACGAGTGGCTCCGTGAGATCCTCCGTTATTTTAAGCCGATAAGCCTTTTTGAGGGCGTAAAAGTGGAAGCCCAGAATTCTCGACTCCTCCGGCTGGGAGAGGCCGAGCGTCCCCTCTGTGAGCTCAACTCCACCGGGCAGGTTGAAACTCGCCTCGCTTCCCGAAAAGGTAACGTGTCCCTTAACCGGAACCTCGCCCGCTTTCGCTTCCGTCGGGAGCTTTAGGGGAGAGTTTTCTTCAAAGAGCTTCCACTTCGTGTAGCTCCTTATCGTAGGACTATCCCCGTACTTCTGGTAGGTGAGCTTTTCAAGCGCTTCTGCAGTTATTGTAAGTGACATCATCCAACACCCCCAACCTCGCTGAACTCAAGCTCTATAACCTTCTTGAGCACCTCAACGTACTCAAAGGGAAGCCCCTCAAGGACCTCGCTGATGAAGCCCAGGACGATGAGGCTTTTAGCCTCTTCCTCCTTTATGCCCCTTGCGTTAAGGTAGAAGAGCTTATCCTCGCTGAGCCTTCCGGTAGTAGCTTCGTGGATTATGCTCGCTGATGGCTCATCGTTCTGGTTGTGCGGATAAGTGTAGGCCCTGCTTTCTTCATCGAGGATGAGCGAGTCACATGAAACCGTGGCAGTTGAGTTCTTTGCTCCCTTGGCTATCCTGACGAGACCGCGGTAGATGTTGGTTCCCCCGTTGGCGCTTATGCTCTTCGAGACTATCTTCGAGCTGGTATTTCTGCCCACATGGAAGCTCTTGGCTCCTGTGTCTTTGAGATATGGCCCGTTGCTGAGCGAGACGACGTACTGGGCCGTTCTTGCCCCATCGCCCTTCAGGACGCTCGAGGGATAGGTGTAGGTTATGTAACTCCCTATGCTGCCTTCTATCCACTCCACATAGGCGTTTTCCTCGATTATGGCGCGCTTGTTGTTGAAGTTTATCACGTTCCTGCTCCAGTTCTGTATGGTGGTGAACTTGACGGTGGCATTTTTGTGGGCGTATATCTCCACCATTCCGTCATGGAAGGAGAAGCCCTTGTACATCGGCGCGGAACAGCCTTCAATGAAGTGGACGTAGCTCCCTTCGTCCGCTACCAATAGGGTGTGCTCGAACTGGCCTTCCAAAGCCGAGCCGATGACGAAGAAGGCCTCTATCGGGAAAGGCACCCTAACCCCCTTCGGAATGTAGACGAAGGCTCCTCCGCTCCAGAGAGCGTGGTGTAGAGCGGAAAACTTGTGCTCGCCCGGCGGGAAAACCTTTCCGAAGTACCTCTTGACCAGGTCTGGATATTTTTTCACGGCCTCCTCCATGGGAAGCATTATGATGCCCTTCTTCTCGAACTCCTCCTTGAGCTGGGAGTAGACGCTCTCGCTGTCGAAAACAGCGGTTAAGCCCGATAAAAACTTCTTCTCTATCTCCGGGATGTTGAGCCTCTCGAAGGTCTTTCTTATGTTCTCCGGCAAATCATCCCAGTCCCTTACCTCCTTCTCAAGCTCGGGTTTGGTGTAAAGAATAAGGTTATCCAGATCGAGTTCCTCAATACCAACAACCCATCTGGGCATTGGAAGTTTTTCAAAAAGCTCCAAAGCCCTTAATCTATGCCTGAGCATCCACTCAGGTTCCTTTTTTATCCTCGAAAGCTCCTCCACCGTTTCTCGGCTTATCTTTCCCTTCAGCTCTATTTCCTTGGGGTAAGGAACGGCCGTTCCAAGAATCTCCTCAAGGGAGCCCGCCTTCAAGATTTCCTCAAGCTTTGAGTGCTCACTCATAGTCCCCCCACCGCCGCAAAGCCCTTCTCCTCTATCATCTTTACCAGCTCAACTCCACCCGAGACAACTATCTTTCCTTCCTTAATAACGTGAACCCTGCTGGGCTTAAGGTGCTCGAGGATTCTACCGTAGTGGGTTATCAAAAGAATCGACGTGCCTTCTTCGTGAAGTTTGTTTATAACGCTGGCTATCATTTTTAGAGAATCCACATCAACCCCGCTGTCGGGCTCGTCCAAGATAAGAAGCTTTGGCTTCACAAGGTACGCCTGGAGCATTTCAAGTTTTTTTCTCTCGCCTCCAGAAAATCCAACGTTCAAAAACCTTGAAAGTATTGATTCATCCAGTCCAAGTTCTTGAACAGCGTCAAAGATGAGTTCATAGGCCTTTATCTCCTCCAAGCCCTTGAGGTTCTTCAGAACCCTCTGCAAAAATTGAATAACCTTGACACCCTCAACCTCCACCGGATGCTGAAAGCTCAGAAAAATTCCCTTTTTGACCCTCTCTTCGGGAGGCATGTTGGTTATGTCCTCCCCCTCAAAGAGTATGCTACCGTCTACTACTTGATACCTTGGATGCCCTGCTATGGTCAAAGCCAGGGTGGATTTCCCACTCCCATTGGGCCCCATTACAACGTGAAGTTCTCCATCATCAACGGTGAGGGAGATGCCCTTTAAAATCTCCTTATCTTCCACTTTAACTCTAAGGTTATCCACTTTCAACATGACCATCACCGTCCATTATCGGCACATTTTTGTGTAAGAGAAAATGCTTTTAAAAGTTTTCTACACAAAAGTGAGTAATGAAAGCAGAATAACAAAAGAGGAAAGTTTAAAATTTCAGCCCTTTTGCTTAAAATTCCGGCCTCTGATAGACGGAGCGGAGCATGAGTTCTTCAACTCTAACATCGGGTGGGAGCTTCAACACACAGCGTAGGGCCTCGGCAACTTCTTCGGGCCTGCGAAGTGAGTATCAACTGCTCCCGGCCTCAGCTCAAGGAAGCGAACCTCGGGGGGTTCTCCATCTGGAAAGTCCGGACTAAAGCTCTCGCCGCCCACTTTGTGGCCCGCTATTGCCCTGCCTATTCCCCTCGACGCACCGGTAACAACTGCCACCTTCATAAAAACCACCATTTCTATGTTTTTCTGCGTAACGTTTAAAAGGGT
The Thermococcus sp. 2319x1 DNA segment above includes these coding regions:
- a CDS encoding SufD family Fe-S cluster assembly protein, translated to MSLTITAEALEKLTYQKYGDSPTIRSYTKWKLFEENSPLKLPTEAKAGEVPVKGHVTFSGSEASFNLPGGVELTEGTLGLSQPEESRILGFHFYALKKAYRLKITEDLTEPLVIVSHLSENAFISHHLSIEVENVSVPVIIYDLSEKGAKSFVVELGLKNAEAEILTVGNHNALSHYLLRATLGEGSKVRAFTIVKGGRMSHHREDYSLEGVGSELILRGIPMAISSAVDYLTNVLQYGEKSKSETRVNGYSYRNGWVVHRGVAKVFEKAKNSSSEVSSHVVIMDEGSLGVSVPMLEVDTGEIEAASHSSSVSQFDEDALFYLRSRGLSREEALSLFVHGIGEALSDHLQRLKAKARSNIMALVEELL
- the sufB gene encoding Fe-S cluster assembly protein SufB, which encodes MSEHSKLEEILKAGSLEEILGTAVPYPKEIELKGKISRETVEELSRIKKEPEWMLRHRLRALELFEKLPMPRWVVGIEELDLDNLILYTKPELEKEVRDWDDLPENIRKTFERLNIPEIEKKFLSGLTAVFDSESVYSQLKEEFEKKGIIMLPMEEAVKKYPDLVKRYFGKVFPPGEHKFSALHHALWSGGAFVYIPKGVRVPFPIEAFFVIGSALEGQFEHTLLVADEGSYVHFIEGCSAPMYKGFSFHDGMVEIYAHKNATVKFTTIQNWSRNVINFNNKRAIIEENAYVEWIEGSIGSYITYTYPSSVLKGDGARTAQYVVSLSNGPYLKDTGAKSFHVGRNTSSKIVSKSISANGGTNIYRGLVRIAKGAKNSTATVSCDSLILDEESRAYTYPHNQNDEPSASIIHEATTGRLSEDKLFYLNARGIKEEEAKSLIVLGFISEVLEGLPFEYVEVLKKVIELEFSEVGGVG
- the sufC gene encoding Fe-S cluster assembly ATPase SufC, which encodes MLKVDNLRVKVEDKEILKGISLTVDDGELHVVMGPNGSGKSTLALTIAGHPRYQVVDGSILFEGEDITNMPPEERVKKGIFLSFQHPVEVEGVKVIQFLQRVLKNLKGLEEIKAYELIFDAVQELGLDESILSRFLNVGFSGGERKKLEMLQAYLVKPKLLILDEPDSGVDVDSLKMIASVINKLHEEGTSILLITHYGRILEHLKPSRVHVIKEGKIVVSGGVELVKMIEEKGFAAVGGL